The stretch of DNA GAATTCGATTTTTGGTGCTTTACCGCACAAacaaaagagaagaaaataaatacgAGGAAGATGAGATGCGACTGTGTCGTGCGTCCTGCGTCAACAACTCATCAACATCCGTATAGTCTTGCATCTTTCAAGCTTAGGCCGGAGTACATAGGCAATATTTACTTTTAATATTTCTTAGTTGAATTTAACTGGTTCCTTCATTACATTATACATAGAGGTAATCATAGAGTTCATTTCTGTCTTTACATACATTGCTTTTCACTGGTTACCTACTGGGTGTAAGAGATATGCATATACAAATCCAAATACATAGTTTAGTAGCTTTAATCGCCCCCTGATTCATCCTAATGCCACTTTGTCACTTAGATGCAACCTTCAGATACATCTAAGGTAAGTACTGGTTAAAACCAAGGGCTGTAATCCAAGAGCATGCTCTACAATTTAGAATAACAGCAGGGATCCAAAATAACAAAGGAGAGTTTGTAAAACACTTTACCTGTAATTCTTCACAGCATCGTCTAAGTAAAACACCAGAGAGAGGGAATGCCCTTCGTTAATACCAACCATAAATATAAGATGCCATAATCTCTCCTAAACAGAGCTTTATtgtggtgggtgggtggagtttTTAACTACCTGTAGATAAAGGATATACACTAAAGACATATATCATTCGCAGAAGCTGCATGTTCTCTGTGTGTATCACTGCTGTCACGCAAAAGCcttgaatctccatttttgccgtttGTCACATTTTGACagaatctgaatctggcagttgttcattacattgtgtcagattcttatgatgaatggaccaatagaaataatccaaaatgacttggaataatatcttttttacattgacatccattgGAAGTTCATCTAGGCCTTATGTGAAGCGTGGGGCCCACGTTTAACCCCATCTGGTTCCATCACTGATACTGATAGGCATTCATATGTGGGACCAACATGAAACCAGatgacaaaactttctggttacCAGCTGGGCTatccatacaggccccacaagGACATGTAAGCTGGCTTCCTTGGTCTGTAacgttgacattttggagatgcaatgTTTTGTTGTACGTTgtccactcttaaaaatgaaggtgctatcAAGGGTTCCTTGAGAAGAGCCATTTTTgattccacaaagaaccatttttgtaaaaatcaatgtatgaagaacctttaaaggttGAGATAcgtaaatgtaaaggttcttcacaatcacaTCTCCTTCacaaaaagtggttcctctatggcttggattcaaagaaccttttgtagcaccttaattatatcaaaataattaagAGTCTGCTGAGCACTGGCCAAATGTTCTGATAAGAAAATACTTCCATAAACAAGGATTTGTGTGTTCATCCTGGGGGTGCGTCTACAGGGTAAGacgagtaaacacacacactctgactgtACCTGTGAAGATGAGCTGCATTAAGTCCCAGCAGATTTTAATAGTCTGTATATAATGTCATCTCGTCACTTGCGCAACTGCTCAGGGGTGGGAAGAAAGACTTCACACCCGTGAGACGTTTCTTCTCAGCAAAACTGACATGATTGCAAAACTGAAGTGGTGCCCAGCTGATAATGTGATGAGCTGGTAtgcagcgagcgactcggcttCTAAACTACTTCAAATGTGAAATGCGTAAGTATGagctaggggtgggcaatacgAAGATATATCATCACTTTAATGATAAATGAGTCATTATACACTTTACAACAGTACTTACTGTAAAACGATTAGGTGAAAAATACAACTCTACCCAGATGCCGTTGATCAGCCTAGATCTGTTTGGTATCTCAAGGTCGCTTCTTAGTTTAATACTATTTTACTAAAAGTACTAACTAGTATTgttaggctaacattgctaacaaacccTAATCTTAGACTGTCATCAACCTCAtcttacttttattatttttattagtgcTGTTAggattttattagtattttagtcattttagttAGTTTGGcttcagtttagtttagttagtatattttttttattttaacattagtttggttgttttaaatgtttacatttattttaaagattttatttatgtCATTTTGGTCTATTATGTCCTATTTATTAACTGTAAATGCTTGGCTACACTGAATATTAATGCACTTCTGAGTGAAAATAAAGTCTGATTGATTGATGTccttacatacactacatggacaaaagtattggaacacctgtCTATTCATTGTTgtgtctgaaatcaagggcattaaaaagcttatcctgcttctgttgcagtaactgtctctactgtcttgGAAAGCTTTCCACTGTGGATTTGACTGtcgggctttatgcccctctagcccacacctggcattagacatggtgctaatatgttcatgtttatctgctgtttATATCTCCCGTTCTAGACTAAAGAGGCACACGTCAGAtattaaacatgtcttggctgatcaacttcATATCTgataaattagaaataaattgtATTAGATAATATCCTCCTGAGACCCAGAAAAAATCAGTTTTGATATTTAGATTAGGTTAAATGAATTGTTACAgtgaaaaaatgtaataaattttaaatgttctttgttgatttttatcATAAGTCCCTTGTAGTAGACACCGGGTCTTGCACCGTGATCTTTTTGCGTGGACCTTTTAACCCCTGGAACATGAGCTAGGTGGGAAGATAAACAAATCTACTAACATAACACTAAAATGCTTCCTCCAGAGATGAGCACCTCCTGCTGGTTTGTGTGCTTTAAACATTTTTCCAAAAACCTGGTTGTTTGGAGTAACCAGAAGACGACCAGAAGACGTGTCTGCTCAGGCTCCTAGAAAGCTGACAGATCTTCCTCTGACCTTTTACCTACCTGTTCTACTGTCTGTCCCGTTGGGCCTCACTCTGCCCTCTGCTTAGGAGTCAGTAGATCCTGTTGTTCAGTACAGAGGACATTAAATAAAAGCtgtgttttaaaaagttcaaattaaaatactgtattattcTGTAATCTTACACAACTGAAGTTAAGAGTCTTGTTTTGAAGACAGAATCTGATTATTAGCAACAGAACACTGATCACTTGCCCCGTCTTGTTGCCATAAAATGTGAAAGCTGAGATGGCCATCATCTCATCATTTCGAAAAGAAAGTCCCCACAATTGAGACCTCACTGGAAAGCCCAGGATATCCTCTTGGCAGTACAGTAGAATTGATCAGTCTTAGACTTGTATTGCCAGTCTGTAATGTATTGTAAGGTCTCATGAGGTTATTGGGTTATAATTggtcctgtgtttttttttatctgtcaACATAAACAAAATATCAGTTATATATCATAATttcataaacatacacacacaaacgaaAAACATGTGTCTCCATTTTtttccgtttttagttttctccatggtttgaaccctgtaactGTTCTGTACACTATAACTATaatcattctggatgaatggaccaatagaaatgccccaaataaactcttattttactttgacttccattcaaagttaaggacATTTCTGCCTTTTCCTGTAGAGTCacctttttggagatacatgtttttcattggacagcaatgatatatatatatatatatgtgtgtgtgtgtgtctgtgtgtgtatatagtgtacaaaTGACAATAATTATGATGTTATAtctttaccatatcacccacccctaGTATGAACCACAACAATCTGCCAGCACTGGCTGCAGTTCCGGTTTCCAAAGCCATTACAATCTGAGCCGCGATCAGATTCACATATAATATGGCCCTCATACTAAGACACTTCAGAGTGTGCAGGGTCATATAAAGCAACGATACAAAAATCCCATGTTCCCCTTCATTCTTCCAAAATTATTTCTAACAGTCAAACAGACAAAagtcaacaaaaaaacaataaataaatattaagagCTTAACTGAGCCGGTTCtgtttacagtatatacagAAAACGCCGAACAAAAACCTCCTCCAAGCGTCTTGGTAAAGTGTCCACCAGGTTACTCATTTCTTGCACGTTCCACATTCTTTTAAAGGAATTTTAAGAACGTGGAAAAGACAGAAGACACACAACAACATCCCATTCGTCGCTCAGTGCTCTCCATCCATCAGTTTGCCACCACTCATCCAAAATAAGGTTGTTCACTCTGAAAATTGTAGTCTGGGCAGACCTTCTGCACCAGCTTGTAGTCGATGCTGAAGAAGgagatgaagatgcagatgacTTTGAAGGGCTTGGAGCAGAGCCAGGCGGCGTGGGACTGGGTGTGCTCGGTGAAGCAAGTTTGAGACGGGTCGTAGAGGCAGGGCTTGGACTTCTTGGAGCGGTTGGTCTTCTCGTACTCCACACGACAGTTGAAGGTTTTGATGTCCTTGGGGTCGATGGTTGACTGATGAGGCTGGTGGAAGTGGATCTCTGGCTGATGAAGGGAGCTCTGATGCTGCTGAAGGACCTCAAACTCTACCACCTTGGAGGGCGGCACAATGCTGACGGAGACGTTCCCAAGGCTGGACGAGTTGTGGCGGAAGAAGACGGTGAATGTGCCGTTGACGTGGTCTACAATCTTCCCCGTCACCAGCACGCTGAACTTCAAAGTCTTGACGTTGAAGTAGAAGTCTCCCCAGCCGAAGATCTTCTTGCTCTTCATGGCTGTTTTGAGGGAAGGCTTACGCTTGGAGCGGTAGCCCGTCTGGTCTAGGAGGTGCGTCTGGTTCTTCCCCCAGTCGTACGGACCGTGGTAGCCAAAGGAGGGCATTTTGGGCTTTGTGGGCATGTGGTCCAGAGTGGAGTGTATCCTGGGCTTGTGGATGTCTGGCTTAACTCCACCTGGTGCCTCTATCCCCCTTCCACCGGCTACACCATAGGGGAGGGTCTTCAGGATGGACCCTGTCGCACTTAGCTCTGGGTAATCGACAGATTTGCTAACCTGTTTTTCCAGGCCATGCACCTAAGGgaaaacagagaagaaaaagaaagctaGAGATTAGAATGATAGAAGCTTTTGTGCAGCGTGAAAAGCTTGAAATTAATGAAGAAGGGCTTTCTTTGTTTAATTCGAGACTAATGATTTAAGGGGACTTTGCTGAATGTGTATTATCCAGGGCTGCCCCCTTAAAGTCGACGAGTCGAATCATCAGTCACCTGTCAGTCGATTGATATTCAAGTCGAGCAGTCGAGAAGTTTGAGAAGGCTGAATATCTGCCATGCTTGCTAAAAGAAAATGTACATGACTACATGCCTTTGGTGGTTCAGTGTTGAGGCTAAGAAGCTGAAGCTACGAAGCTGAAGTGGAGGGGGTGGTAAGTTAGGCTAGAAATGTTTCAGTAAAGGTCTAAAGTATGGAGgcatttttaacttttaaaggAGCCAAACCACTTGACGGCAAACCACTTGAAATGGGCAAGCTGCTATAGTTACTGTTTCAGAATCTTTCAGAGTCAAAATCAAGCATTTAGTTTGATTATTTATTGGTTTACATcccagatttatttatatttaatgaaaAATACAGTCGCCTAAGAAGCCTGTAGAagaaaagaaattattatttgAAATCTTTACTAATttctattgtttatttatttatattaatttatatgtGTAAAGAGAAATAAAGCAGGCAGAACCGGttttaaacaaaaatacatGCTGGTCTCAATATTCCACAAATCCATGATATGTTGccaattaaccccttaaacagcctatgagCCAAAAAGGTTATTACATATTTCTATTACTATAGAATATTTTCAGCGGTTttcacagaagtccctgtagtagCAGAATAGCATCTCTTTAACTGATCTTTAAATGCTCAACAATACCTTAAAGATATTTTAAGGTACCATAAAAATactataaagaaaacaaaattaTGCACGAACTTTCATGTTAAACAGCAGAATTCTGGTCAGGTACAGCCCTGGTGTTATCCTATtcaaacagaaaacagagcCTTCAAGGGCTTTCCATATACAGTCCACTGGTCAAGGGGAATGATTTCCAATCTACATGTGTTTTAACAAAACACGCTCCAGACTCCTGCAAGCTTTCATGTATGCCCCATAATTAGAACCAGCTAAAGATCAATAAATGCATGTTTCCTAATGCATGAATGTTCAGATTGTATTGCTGTCTCAGTCCTCAGATGTGCTCCACATATACAGTGAGAAATGTCTGGAGCTCTGGAATTCTGGAAGTCTTAGAAAGCTTTCCCATGGGCTGAGAACTTTATGGCCTGAGCTGAGTGAAATCTGGATGTGTGAAAGTCTGCATGCAGCTTTTACCTcaccagccactgccacaaCCAGCGCTTCACTTCAGACGCAGAGTGTCTGACAGCTTACACTCCAGATTCTGATCTCTGATCCAGCGctttttgtagcatttctatttttACGATGCGTTTAATATCGAGGCAGTGTCGTATTTACACGAAAAAAGGGAAAGGTGTAACCAGAGTAATGGATGTTTGTTCTGAAGTCGGTTCTttaatcctgtgtgtgtgtgagtgtgtgtgtgtgtctgtaagattgtatgtgagtgtgtctaAGAATGTGTCCAGTGCTGactaactgaaaaaaaaaacaaaaaacaggccGCCTGTTTGGTTTCATCCTCATCTCCACAAGCATCAAACGcattcacagacacacacacacacacacacacacacacacacacacacacacacacacagtcacttaCTAAAGAAAAACTAGACGAAAGGGTGGGAAAAAAAGCGTGAAAGGAAatattgacacacacacacacacgcacacacaaacacactcgtGGTGcgttcacactcacactgacacTTCAGACTTCAAGCTCGTCTCCTCTTCAAACTACAATAGAGGTGCTGTAACTGAAAGGTGAGGATTCAGAGGAGAGGCCGTTATTTTCAGGTCGCTGGAGTAACTCGCAGGGGTCCTCCGCTAGCCTTTCAAATCAacgtccttccacgcagagttcACCACGGGAGGCCAACCTCATCTTATTCTAATCCAGCTCGGCCATTAAGAGAGAGCAAGCTCCGCACATGCGCTCACCGGTCAGCTAAATTCATGTCGCCATTTGTAGCAACATTTGTCAGAGCTGCTGGTAATGTCCACCGCCATTCAATTCATTTAACTCACGGACCCTTCCTCTACCTGTCGTTCAGACTGCCCACATCAAGGGAATTGATTAGAGCAGAATAAGTGGAGGAATATCGATCCCTGGCCCCatagattaaaaaaagagatgGTGATGAATGACTATTGACTGGATAATGACTCCGAGTGGATTTTAAACAGCCAGTTGCCactggacacagatggaagaGAACTTGATACTTGGTACTTGGTACACATTCGGTTGAAACTTCAAGCTTGCCTGTAGCAGTGAGAGACAACTACAACCGCAGTCCGAGTGTTACACTTACAGTGGTCAGCAAAGCTGTGCAGAGACCTAGATTTTTAAGATGTCTCTAAAACGAATGAGTAGAACTGTGACCATAATCATATTACCATCAAAATCATGGTTATGTGATGTCTGCTGCAGTGTTGACCTCATTACCATCACAACtgcagttattatttatttataaaagggATAAAACCAACTCCAAGATCTGATTGACTGAGCCACGTGTTGGCTGAGGCTGTGTAAACTCAGTGGCGTATACCAGTGCATCTTACAGTTTTGAGGTCTCATATTCATGTTCTGTATCTTTCTAGTACATGGGTAAAATAGCCCATTCATTCACCTGCATTTAAGATAAGCACAGaatgggggcgctgtgggagctcactggtGATGTCACGGAAAAAAACAGGCCCACCATAGTTGCGAGTTTAGTGACGTTCAGTGTATGAATGAAAggaaaagcaagcaaacctggatgaactgGTTTGCTAATTGCCTGAAAACATTGTAAGACCATTCACTCCACTTTGTGCTCTTAGATATGAGGCTTTGTCCTCTTAACATCTGAGATTTGAGCTTCAGTTAGCCAGAACgtggtctgtgctgtggtgttcatCTAAGCCTAGCTGGTTGGCTATGAGTCCAAACACAACATAAccttttaaaaactttaaattTAGCTCTCTGTTTCGACAGTATTCGCTCATTCTGTGACATTCTCATCTAAATGGTTTAAGTGGGGTTTCAGTCATGTTGAGCAAGTTCTGTGttgaacagaaaacagaacagaaaataaCTGCTCTGAATTTCCTGAtatatagaaatagaaatagaaatattttGCACCAACAAGTTAACTATGTCTGCATCACATTTACAATCACGTCCATAGTTTCGACAGTGGCACAATTCTTACAATATTTCCTGTATGCACCAAGgaatttgaaatgaagcaataaTTATGTTTTCATTCAATGGATTAAACAAATACCCTGCATTAACCCTTTAGAAATTTCAGCCATCTTTTACATGCACAAGTAATTGTACAGTTAACTGAGCATGTTCCCTTATTATTGTACAACAAATTAGGTACATAAGAGGTCTGTATTGATTAtagggatgaatttacatttgGCAGTTGTTGGAATTCTCAATATATTGTCCAAAGAGGTGTTGATGCACATAAAGGAGGTCATCATCatcctgaaaaa from Salminus brasiliensis chromosome 7, fSalBra1.hap2, whole genome shotgun sequence encodes:
- the LOC140560346 gene encoding neurexophilin-2 gives rise to the protein MRLLWWSLLILNQWILRKVHGLEKQVSKSVDYPELSATGSILKTLPYGVAGGRGIEAPGGVKPDIHKPRIHSTLDHMPTKPKMPSFGYHGPYDWGKNQTHLLDQTGYRSKRKPSLKTAMKSKKIFGWGDFYFNVKTLKFSVLVTGKIVDHVNGTFTVFFRHNSSSLGNVSVSIVPPSKVVEFEVLQQHQSSLHQPEIHFHQPHQSTIDPKDIKTFNCRVEYEKTNRSKKSKPCLYDPSQTCFTEHTQSHAAWLCSKPFKVICIFISFFSIDYKLVQKVCPDYNFQSEQPYFG